The Bacillus carboniphilus genome includes a window with the following:
- a CDS encoding YjcZ family sporulation protein — MGHSENNFFFPLIVVLFILLIIVGTNYGWF, encoded by the coding sequence ATGGGACACAGCGAGAATAACTTTTTCTTTCCACTAATTGTAGTTCTTTTCATCTTGTTGATTATTGTTGGTACGAACTACGGCTGGTTTTAA
- a CDS encoding ABC transporter permease — protein sequence METIQTIEVKKKPRSHSYSKTKQMLARLFENKLAVIGGVFTVVIIITALFAPFIAPFDPSEQDYSKVLQSPNGVNWFGTDELGRDIFSRVIFGAQISLQAGLISVGIALVIGIPIGMISGYFRGFWDEFVIMRITDAMLAFPSLVLALALAAVFGAGLENAMIAIGIVLTPNIIRLVRAEVLAHREREYVEACRASGLKNWRILLLHILPNILAPIIVQATLAIASAIISEASLSYLGLGTQPPDPSWGSMLSSGQGYLAQAPWIALFPGLFIFITVMAINLFGDGIRDMLDPKSK from the coding sequence ATGGAAACAATTCAGACCATAGAAGTAAAGAAAAAACCAAGGAGTCATAGCTACTCAAAAACGAAACAAATGCTAGCTCGATTATTTGAAAATAAATTGGCGGTAATAGGCGGAGTATTTACTGTAGTGATCATTATCACTGCTTTATTTGCACCTTTTATTGCACCATTTGATCCCTCGGAACAAGACTACTCAAAAGTACTTCAATCCCCAAATGGCGTGAATTGGTTTGGGACAGATGAACTGGGTAGGGATATTTTTAGCCGTGTGATTTTTGGAGCTCAAATTTCTTTACAAGCAGGTTTGATTTCAGTTGGAATTGCACTTGTAATAGGGATTCCTATTGGTATGATCAGCGGTTATTTTAGAGGGTTTTGGGATGAATTCGTCATTATGCGAATTACGGATGCTATGCTAGCTTTTCCATCACTAGTTTTAGCATTGGCTTTAGCAGCTGTATTTGGAGCAGGCTTAGAAAATGCAATGATTGCCATTGGAATTGTGTTAACTCCGAATATTATTCGTTTGGTAAGGGCAGAGGTGCTGGCTCATCGGGAACGGGAATATGTGGAGGCTTGTCGTGCATCGGGGTTAAAAAACTGGCGAATTCTCTTATTACATATACTGCCCAATATTTTGGCACCGATTATTGTTCAAGCGACGTTAGCCATCGCATCTGCAATCATATCTGAAGCTTCATTAAGTTATTTGGGATTAGGGACACAACCACCCGATCCAAGCTGGGGATCTATGTTATCTTCCGGACAAGGATATTTGGCACAAGCCCCTTGGATAGCATTATTTCCAGGACTCTTCATCTTCATAACCGTTATGGCTATTAACCTTTTTGGGGACGGTATTCGAGACATGCTAGATCCAAAGTCAAAATAA
- a CDS encoding YjcZ family sporulation protein, with protein sequence MWCGYGYNGYNNVGGAYSGNNSFVLIVVLFILLVIVGCICFS encoded by the coding sequence ATGTGGTGTGGTTATGGTTATAACGGTTACAACAACGTAGGAGGAGCTTACTCCGGTAACAATAGCTTCGTGCTAATTGTTGTATTGTTTATCCTACTAGTTATTGTTGGTTGCATTTGCTTTAGCTAA
- the rlmD gene encoding 23S rRNA (uracil(1939)-C(5))-methyltransferase RlmD has product MSKQPAPVEKNEYIDVTFEDLTHDGAGVAKVEGYPLFVPQALPGEKAKIKVTKVQKGYGFGRIIDIYEESPDRVAPPCPVYHQCGGCSLQHLSYEGQLKAKEKHVRDVMTRIGKLPDVPVHPVLGMKDPWKYRNKAQVPVGMREGGLIAGFYQKRSHDIINMDRCIIQKEKNDEVIQAVKEICDQYGIQAYDEKKHKGTLRHIMARIGQATEEVMVVLVTMTKDLPNRKQIVQEIIDKVPGVKSIVQNVNSKRTNVILGEETRVLWGRDVIYDNIGDIKFAISAKSFYQVNPEQTEVLYGKALEYAGLSGEETVIDAYCGIGTISLFLAQKAKKVYGVEIVPEAIEDAKANAELNSLQDKVEFAVGKAEEVIPEWYDNGVRADVLVVDPPRKGCDASLLETIIKMKPKKVVYVSCDPATLARDLRILEDGGYHTLEVQPVDMFPQTGHVECVSQLVLKEEAGIR; this is encoded by the coding sequence ATGAGTAAGCAGCCAGCGCCTGTTGAAAAAAATGAATATATAGATGTTACCTTTGAAGACTTAACCCACGATGGGGCGGGAGTGGCAAAGGTTGAAGGATATCCACTCTTTGTACCTCAAGCATTGCCAGGTGAAAAAGCCAAAATCAAAGTAACAAAAGTTCAAAAAGGATACGGATTCGGACGTATCATTGACATTTATGAAGAAAGTCCAGACAGGGTAGCTCCACCTTGTCCCGTGTATCATCAATGTGGTGGGTGCTCTTTACAACACCTAAGCTATGAAGGTCAGCTAAAAGCAAAAGAAAAACATGTTCGTGACGTCATGACTAGAATCGGGAAGCTCCCAGATGTTCCGGTCCACCCTGTTCTTGGTATGAAGGATCCGTGGAAATACAGAAATAAAGCACAAGTCCCAGTTGGCATGCGAGAAGGCGGTCTGATTGCCGGATTTTATCAAAAGAGAAGCCATGACATCATCAATATGGATCGTTGTATTATCCAGAAGGAAAAGAACGATGAGGTTATCCAAGCTGTCAAAGAAATATGTGATCAATACGGAATTCAAGCTTACGACGAAAAGAAACATAAGGGAACACTTCGGCATATTATGGCGAGAATCGGACAAGCCACTGAAGAAGTGATGGTTGTTCTGGTTACGATGACAAAGGACCTTCCTAACCGTAAGCAAATTGTACAAGAGATTATTGATAAAGTGCCAGGTGTAAAATCAATCGTTCAGAACGTCAACAGTAAACGTACAAATGTCATTTTAGGTGAAGAAACACGTGTCCTTTGGGGCCGAGATGTCATTTATGACAACATCGGAGATATCAAATTTGCGATTTCGGCTAAATCTTTCTACCAGGTCAATCCAGAACAGACGGAAGTTCTGTATGGAAAGGCGCTTGAATATGCAGGTTTATCAGGAGAAGAAACGGTGATAGACGCATACTGTGGAATCGGAACCATCTCCCTGTTTTTGGCACAAAAGGCAAAGAAAGTGTACGGTGTTGAAATTGTGCCGGAAGCTATTGAGGATGCAAAAGCAAATGCTGAGTTGAACTCCCTCCAAGACAAAGTAGAGTTCGCAGTGGGAAAAGCAGAAGAAGTCATCCCTGAGTGGTATGACAATGGAGTCCGTGCTGATGTCCTTGTTGTGGACCCACCTCGTAAAGGTTGTGATGCGTCTCTACTAGAAACCATCATAAAAATGAAGCCAAAAAAAGTAGTGTATGTTTCCTGTGATCCAGCGACTCTTGCAAGGGATTTAAGGATTCTAGAAGACGGTGGCTACCATACACTTGAAGTGCAGCCGGTAGATATGTTCCCACAGACGGGACATGTTGAGTGCGTATCGCAATTAGTTTTAAAAGAAGAAGCAGGCATCCGTTAA
- the sstT gene encoding serine/threonine transporter SstT, producing MKNIISKWNQISLVKRILMGLILGVILALTVPDTFSGVTIFGSLFVGALKALAPILVLFLVMHAISKNRSGHQTNIKSILVLYGLGTILAGFVGVLASFIFPVSLSLTPGAEDLTPPGGILEVLQTLLLNIVDNPVNALLNANYVGILTWAVLLGVALRNASDSTKNVLANFSEAISTIVKWVINLAPFGIMGLVFEAIVANGLTALLDYGKLLIVLLGCMFVVALVVNPIIVFMYIRKNPYPLVLKCLRESGITAFFTRSSAANIPVNMKICEDLKLDKNTYSVSIPLGATINMAGAAVTISVLTLAAVHTLGIQVDFGTALILVVLSAVSATGASGVAGGSLLLIPLASSLFGIPNDVAMQVVGVGFIIGVLQDSCETALNSSSDVLFTATAEYANIRKEG from the coding sequence ATGAAAAATATCATCTCTAAATGGAATCAGATTAGTCTGGTTAAACGCATCCTTATGGGCTTAATCCTGGGGGTTATTTTAGCACTAACGGTTCCAGACACTTTTAGTGGTGTCACCATATTTGGTTCTTTATTTGTTGGTGCGTTGAAAGCGCTTGCACCTATTTTAGTTTTGTTCTTAGTTATGCATGCCATCTCTAAAAACAGAAGTGGCCATCAAACGAATATAAAATCAATTCTTGTGCTATATGGTTTAGGTACTATCCTAGCTGGGTTTGTAGGAGTTTTGGCAAGTTTTATTTTCCCTGTTAGCTTATCACTTACACCGGGTGCAGAGGACCTCACTCCTCCTGGTGGGATATTAGAAGTACTTCAAACATTATTACTGAACATTGTGGACAACCCTGTAAATGCGTTACTTAATGCAAACTATGTTGGTATTTTAACTTGGGCTGTATTACTTGGGGTTGCGTTAAGAAATGCCTCTGACTCAACGAAAAATGTTCTTGCTAATTTTTCTGAGGCTATTTCGACAATAGTGAAATGGGTCATCAATCTTGCTCCATTTGGGATCATGGGCCTCGTTTTTGAAGCAATCGTAGCAAATGGCCTAACTGCCTTACTTGACTATGGGAAATTGCTTATAGTTCTGCTAGGATGTATGTTCGTTGTGGCTTTGGTCGTGAACCCAATCATTGTATTCATGTATATTCGGAAAAACCCATATCCACTCGTACTAAAATGCCTAAGAGAAAGCGGAATTACAGCATTCTTTACTCGTAGCTCAGCTGCCAATATTCCTGTTAATATGAAAATTTGTGAGGATTTAAAGTTAGATAAGAATACGTATTCGGTATCTATTCCATTAGGGGCTACCATTAACATGGCTGGTGCTGCCGTTACGATCTCCGTCCTAACTCTAGCAGCTGTTCATACACTTGGTATTCAGGTTGATTTTGGGACAGCCCTTATATTGGTCGTCCTATCTGCAGTATCCGCAACAGGTGCTTCAGGTGTAGCCGGTGGTTCACTCTTACTGATTCCTTTAGCAAGTAGCTTATTTGGTATTCCAAATGATGTTGCGATGCAAGTGGTTGGTGTTGGTTTTATTATTGGTGTTTTACAAGATTCTTGCGAGACTGCACTTAACTCTTCTTCAGACGTTTTATTTACGGCAACGGCTGAGTATGCAAATATTCGAAAGGAAGGTTAA
- a CDS encoding dipeptide ABC transporter ATP-binding protein: MTQQLVKQSVPLLDVKGLKKYFPSGSGLLFGKESQIVKAVDDLSFSVNEGETLGIVGESGCGKSTMGRVILQLQNATEGEVWFQGKDITKLRGKELRMLRKDIQIIFQDPFASLNERKTIGSMLSEIVRIHKIVPKSEEVSYIQGLLVDVGLDPEHYFRYPHEFSGGQRQRVSIARALAVKPKLIICDEAVSALDVSVQAQILNLLQRLKKNYGFTYIFISHDLSVVRHISDRVGVMYLGRLVEIGDKKSIYQNPRHPYTKALFSAIPDITETEKKRMILKGDVPSPLNIPSGCRFHTRCPYAQDICKTQDPQPLEVEEGHIASCHFIDINNDLPQ; encoded by the coding sequence ATGACCCAGCAATTGGTGAAGCAGTCAGTGCCACTACTTGACGTTAAAGGATTAAAAAAGTATTTTCCTAGTGGTAGTGGTCTTCTGTTTGGTAAAGAATCACAGATAGTAAAAGCAGTTGATGATCTTTCTTTTTCTGTTAACGAAGGAGAAACCCTCGGAATTGTCGGTGAATCTGGTTGTGGAAAATCAACGATGGGGCGTGTAATCCTACAATTACAGAATGCTACCGAGGGGGAAGTATGGTTTCAAGGAAAGGATATCACTAAGCTAAGAGGTAAGGAGCTAAGGATGCTCAGGAAGGATATCCAAATTATCTTTCAAGATCCTTTTGCGTCTTTAAATGAACGGAAAACGATTGGATCGATGCTAAGTGAAATTGTTCGAATTCATAAGATTGTTCCAAAGTCTGAGGAAGTTTCATATATTCAAGGATTGCTAGTTGATGTGGGACTAGATCCAGAACATTACTTTAGATATCCACATGAGTTCAGTGGAGGTCAACGCCAAAGGGTTAGTATTGCTCGTGCGTTAGCGGTTAAGCCAAAGCTTATTATTTGTGATGAAGCCGTCTCTGCTCTGGATGTTTCGGTACAAGCTCAAATACTAAATTTGTTGCAACGTTTGAAAAAGAATTATGGTTTCACTTATATCTTTATATCCCATGATTTGTCAGTGGTAAGGCATATAAGCGATCGTGTCGGTGTCATGTATCTTGGGAGGCTAGTAGAGATAGGAGATAAAAAATCCATCTATCAAAACCCAAGACATCCCTATACAAAAGCACTGTTCTCTGCCATTCCTGACATTACAGAAACGGAAAAAAAGAGGATGATTCTTAAAGGGGATGTTCCCAGTCCGTTAAATATCCCGAGTGGTTGTCGTTTTCACACTAGGTGTCCATACGCTCAAGATATATGTAAAACACAAGATCCACAGCCTTTAGAGGTAGAAGAGGGGCATATTGCATCATGTCACTTTATAGATATAAATAATGACCTACCTCAATAG
- a CDS encoding ABC transporter ATP-binding protein, whose product MNQLEVKDLHVGFEEKKGYKSIINGITFTVREGETLCIVGESGCGKSLTSLSVMGLLPGLGKITNGHILFNGDDLSKKNQKELSRIRGNEISMIFQEPMTSLNPVHTVGKQISEAIRIHQKVTKKEATEKAIEMLRLVGIPSPETRIKSYPHEMSGGMRQRVMIAMALVCKPKLLIADEPTTALDVTIQAQILELMGNLKEEFGMSIMMITHDLGVVSEVADRVLVMYAGEVVEMSDAKDLFKHPKHPYTKGLIRSLPTLGDDEQEELPTIKGSVPSPDNMPEGCRFSTRCPFAKEECFTVKPELYEEGKGTVRCWMYSDKWEQMQGGSTDDPAIGEAVSATT is encoded by the coding sequence ATGAATCAACTCGAAGTGAAGGATTTACATGTCGGGTTTGAAGAAAAAAAAGGATATAAATCGATTATAAATGGCATTACGTTTACAGTAAGAGAAGGGGAGACCCTTTGTATTGTTGGTGAATCTGGCTGTGGCAAAAGCCTCACATCTCTATCTGTCATGGGCCTACTTCCGGGTTTAGGGAAAATAACAAATGGACACATCCTTTTTAATGGTGATGATTTGAGCAAGAAGAATCAAAAGGAATTGAGTAGAATCAGAGGTAATGAGATTTCGATGATTTTTCAGGAGCCAATGACTTCACTAAATCCAGTTCATACGGTTGGTAAACAAATTAGTGAAGCTATTAGAATTCACCAAAAAGTGACGAAAAAAGAGGCAACAGAAAAAGCAATTGAAATGCTGAGACTTGTAGGGATTCCTTCTCCAGAAACAAGAATCAAATCCTACCCACATGAAATGAGCGGAGGTATGCGACAACGGGTTATGATTGCTATGGCCTTAGTTTGTAAGCCAAAGCTACTGATTGCAGACGAACCCACAACAGCTCTAGACGTTACGATTCAAGCACAAATTCTTGAGTTAATGGGCAATCTTAAAGAAGAGTTCGGAATGAGCATTATGATGATTACCCATGACTTAGGTGTTGTCTCAGAGGTGGCTGACCGGGTTCTCGTTATGTACGCAGGAGAAGTGGTTGAAATGAGCGATGCGAAAGATTTGTTTAAGCATCCTAAACACCCCTATACAAAAGGGCTTATCCGTTCTCTCCCTACACTAGGTGATGATGAACAAGAGGAGTTGCCTACTATTAAAGGAAGTGTCCCAAGTCCTGATAACATGCCAGAAGGTTGTAGATTTTCGACAAGATGTCCATTTGCAAAAGAAGAATGTTTTACTGTAAAACCAGAGCTGTACGAGGAAGGCAAAGGAACAGTAAGATGTTGGATGTATTCAGACAAATGGGAGCAAATGCAAGGGGGGAGCACAGATGACCCAGCAATTGGTGAAGCAGTCAGTGCCACTACTTGA
- a CDS encoding YnfA family protein — translation MIFIISALVLFILAGLTEIGGGYLIWLWLREGKPFYWGVSGGLALVLYGVIATFQYFPSFGRVYAAYGGVFIVLSVLWGWGIDRKTPDAYDWVGAGICIVGVSVMLFAPRS, via the coding sequence GTGATTTTCATTATTAGTGCACTTGTTTTATTTATTCTAGCAGGGTTAACTGAGATTGGTGGCGGCTATTTAATTTGGTTATGGTTAAGAGAAGGCAAACCTTTCTATTGGGGAGTAAGTGGAGGTTTAGCTTTAGTGTTATATGGTGTAATCGCAACCTTCCAATATTTCCCATCCTTTGGTAGAGTGTATGCTGCCTACGGTGGAGTTTTTATCGTTTTATCCGTTTTATGGGGATGGGGAATAGATAGAAAAACACCTGATGCGTACGATTGGGTAGGAGCTGGAATCTGTATCGTGGGTGTTTCGGTAATGTTGTTTGCTCCGCGTTCATGA
- a CDS encoding glyoxalase superfamily protein produces MGFLFKSIDHVQLAAPKGSEEKAREFYQGILGFQEIEKPEELKKNGGAWFQTESIQIHIGIEEPFGPAKKAHPAFSMNNLSAFINHLEDKNVNYQKDDKLPGADRIYIWDPFGNRIEILEWTN; encoded by the coding sequence ATGGGTTTTTTATTTAAATCAATTGATCACGTTCAATTGGCTGCACCAAAGGGATCCGAAGAAAAGGCGAGAGAGTTTTATCAGGGGATATTAGGTTTTCAGGAAATCGAAAAGCCTGAAGAATTAAAGAAAAATGGAGGAGCCTGGTTTCAAACAGAGTCCATCCAAATTCATATTGGGATTGAAGAGCCATTTGGACCAGCCAAAAAGGCACATCCTGCGTTCTCTATGAATAATTTAAGCGCGTTTATAAACCACTTAGAAGACAAAAATGTAAACTATCAAAAAGATGATAAACTACCGGGAGCGGACCGAATTTATATATGGGATCCGTTCGGAAATCGGATTGAAATACTAGAGTGGACAAATTAA
- a CDS encoding ABC transporter substrate-binding protein codes for MKKNLQAGLLLLVSLFFILSGCGKDSSNQAQTNTDTPKKDTLTIGLDAEPPSLDPHRSSSSVDRQVLQGVYSKLLEVNEDLEIVPSLVKEWDISDDGKTYTFSLREDVTFHDGTDFNAEAVKFNFERMLDPDFGSPRKSELELIDQVNVVNETTLEVVLTEPYAPFLSVLTDRAGMMISPTAIQELGEDIANKPVGAGPYKFVERVAQSHITLTRNDDYWGEAPKIKEVVYKTITDENIRVTNMTSGDLDIVTTIGFKDIAQLEKNAGITVSRVDGLGFQGMHLNMSREPFNNKNIREAINIGIDRQALASVVFHGGAVPSVSPFPPSSWANNSDIAIPEGDIEKAKQLVKESGIENPSFTIKIAPSETEKQTAQMLQSMLKEIGITMDIEMVERGKLIEDEFSGNFDVTRLGWSGRTDPDGNAYNYFVSDGVYNFTGINNDEMDRLLNEARTSVDQKVRAENYQTFSEILFEEAPYIFLYHEQDVKVMKKNVKGFTHVPDGIVRPETLYFE; via the coding sequence ATGAAAAAGAACTTGCAAGCTGGACTGTTACTATTAGTTTCTCTTTTCTTTATCCTATCTGGATGTGGAAAAGATTCTAGTAACCAAGCACAAACAAACACAGATACACCTAAAAAAGATACGTTAACCATTGGTTTAGATGCTGAACCACCAAGCCTAGACCCCCACAGATCCTCATCTTCTGTTGATAGACAAGTATTACAGGGAGTGTATAGCAAGCTATTAGAGGTAAATGAGGACCTAGAGATTGTTCCTAGTTTAGTGAAAGAATGGGACATTTCTGATGATGGAAAAACATATACATTTTCTTTGCGTGAAGACGTAACCTTCCATGATGGTACAGACTTTAACGCAGAGGCTGTAAAATTCAACTTCGAGCGTATGCTAGATCCCGATTTTGGTTCACCACGTAAATCTGAATTAGAATTGATTGATCAAGTGAATGTAGTGAATGAAACAACATTAGAGGTTGTTTTAACAGAACCGTACGCACCGTTCTTAAGTGTTCTTACGGACAGAGCAGGAATGATGATTTCACCAACGGCTATTCAAGAGTTGGGTGAAGACATTGCCAATAAACCGGTTGGTGCAGGTCCATATAAATTTGTGGAACGAGTAGCACAAAGTCATATTACATTGACGCGTAATGACGATTATTGGGGAGAAGCTCCAAAAATTAAAGAAGTAGTTTATAAGACCATTACAGATGAAAACATTCGAGTCACGAACATGACTTCTGGAGATTTAGATATTGTAACAACTATTGGTTTTAAGGATATTGCTCAACTTGAAAAGAATGCAGGAATCACTGTTTCTAGAGTGGATGGCCTTGGATTCCAAGGAATGCATCTCAATATGAGTAGAGAGCCATTTAATAATAAAAATATACGTGAAGCCATTAATATTGGAATCGACCGTCAAGCATTGGCATCCGTTGTATTTCACGGTGGGGCAGTACCTTCCGTAAGTCCGTTCCCTCCTTCTAGTTGGGCAAACAATTCAGATATTGCAATTCCTGAAGGAGATATTGAAAAAGCGAAACAGTTGGTAAAGGAATCTGGAATTGAAAACCCGAGCTTTACGATTAAAATTGCTCCTAGCGAAACAGAAAAACAAACTGCGCAAATGCTTCAATCCATGTTAAAGGAAATCGGAATTACGATGGATATTGAAATGGTTGAACGAGGAAAACTGATTGAAGATGAATTCAGTGGTAATTTTGACGTGACACGCCTAGGGTGGAGTGGCCGTACTGACCCGGACGGTAATGCCTATAACTACTTTGTTTCTGATGGAGTTTATAATTTTACTGGAATAAATAATGATGAAATGGATCGCTTATTAAATGAGGCTCGTACATCAGTAGACCAAAAAGTTCGGGCAGAAAATTATCAAACATTCTCCGAAATTTTATTTGAAGAAGCACCTTATATTTTTCTTTACCATGAACAAGACGTGAAAGTAATGAAAAAAAATGTTAAAGGATTTACCCATGTACCGGATGGGATTGTCCGTCCAGAAACCTTATATTTTGAGTAA
- a CDS encoding sigma-70 family RNA polymerase sigma factor: MSFKDSTDRELVTQSLHGNYDAYAELVHRYSNLVYSVAFSKMRDSYQAEDIAQEVFVKAWLKLAQLGEGDKFSSWLMTITRNQCMDVLRKKARIQEETIYHDAHSSGEVSFHDSVKDFIWDALDQLEDKYRIAIILNYISGYTAKEIGKLLQISHSAIESRLRRAKAKLKKELLDGMEKSFDHKRMGKEFEEEVMWRIVPRIATIEIPVSNVEQSVAWYSKILGIKAVHQDEHAAMLHLQGPSRIGVPTLYLVQTDDSSRLHFKNTNTGVIHSTIDFFIQDLERFHSYLKQEGVKVTDLNFFPGSTKGGFGFEDPDGNLLSATNVTHLGQE, encoded by the coding sequence ATGAGTTTTAAAGATAGTACGGACAGGGAGCTTGTCACCCAATCATTACATGGAAACTATGATGCCTATGCGGAGTTAGTCCATAGATATTCTAATCTTGTTTATTCAGTGGCTTTCAGTAAAATGAGAGATTCGTATCAAGCGGAGGATATCGCGCAGGAAGTGTTTGTTAAAGCGTGGTTGAAGTTAGCACAGCTGGGTGAAGGTGATAAATTTTCTAGCTGGTTAATGACCATTACTAGAAATCAATGTATGGATGTATTAAGAAAAAAGGCACGAATACAAGAAGAAACAATCTATCATGACGCCCATAGCTCCGGTGAGGTATCCTTCCATGACAGCGTGAAAGATTTTATTTGGGATGCCCTTGACCAACTAGAAGACAAATACAGAATCGCCATTATCTTAAATTATATATCTGGTTACACAGCTAAAGAAATCGGGAAACTACTTCAAATTTCTCACAGTGCGATAGAAAGTAGATTAAGAAGGGCCAAAGCCAAATTAAAAAAGGAGCTGTTAGATGGTATGGAAAAATCATTTGATCATAAACGAATGGGCAAAGAGTTTGAAGAAGAAGTTATGTGGAGAATTGTTCCTCGAATTGCAACGATTGAAATACCTGTTTCGAATGTAGAACAATCAGTAGCTTGGTATAGCAAGATATTAGGAATTAAGGCTGTCCATCAAGACGAACATGCCGCCATGCTACATCTTCAGGGCCCAAGTCGGATAGGAGTGCCAACTCTTTATCTTGTGCAAACAGATGATAGCAGTCGCCTTCACTTTAAAAATACCAACACGGGTGTAATCCATAGTACGATAGATTTTTTTATCCAAGATCTTGAGCGATTCCATTCCTATTTAAAGCAAGAGGGTGTGAAGGTTACGGATCTAAACTTCTTCCCAGGATCAACAAAAGGTGGCTTTGGTTTTGAGGACCCAGATGGGAATTTATTATCTGCAACAAACGTTACTCATCTTGGCCAAGAATAG
- a CDS encoding helix-turn-helix domain-containing protein: MKKSESKLDLLLHPVRMRIVQCLAGGKQRTPQEMSSILNDVPPATLYRHINKLAHAELLDVVEERPIRGTVERVYTLSAENSHVHPEELANLSKEDHVKYFTGFLTHLMMDFEQYLQRDHVDFIQDGVGYRQILINLSDEELIEFGQKMNEFLQSKINNQPGEGRTLRKISSIIIPSDDPSSE, from the coding sequence GTGAAGAAATCTGAATCGAAGTTGGATTTGTTATTACATCCTGTACGGATGCGGATTGTTCAGTGTTTGGCTGGTGGTAAGCAGCGCACTCCTCAAGAGATGTCCTCGATATTAAATGATGTCCCTCCTGCTACTTTATATCGACATATTAACAAATTGGCCCACGCTGAGCTTTTAGACGTTGTGGAGGAGCGGCCCATTAGAGGAACAGTGGAAAGGGTTTATACACTTTCAGCTGAAAATTCACATGTTCATCCCGAGGAATTGGCCAATTTGTCAAAGGAAGACCACGTGAAGTATTTTACTGGCTTTTTAACTCATCTTATGATGGATTTTGAGCAATATTTACAGCGTGACCATGTTGACTTTATTCAGGATGGTGTAGGCTATCGACAAATATTAATCAATTTGAGTGACGAAGAACTAATAGAGTTTGGACAGAAAATGAATGAATTTTTACAATCCAAAATCAACAACCAGCCTGGTGAAGGGCGAACTTTACGAAAAATCTCTAGTATCATTATTCCTTCTGATGACCCTTCTTCTGAATAA
- a CDS encoding ABC transporter permease, translating into MISYLLRRFGLMIFIMFLVSLIVFAIVNILPGDPALLILGQEATPESLEALRAKMGLNNPIYIQYLNWLMGILQGDFGQSLTDNSDVLTVLMQKISITLQLTFMAFLLALLIAIPVAIVSATRKGTFWDYSSTIIVLSGVSLPPFWLGILLIYIFAITLGWLPPSGYVSPSEDLGKWLLFMLMPAATVGIRLSAELTRMLRSSLLEVLKSDYIRTGYAKGLLERGVIFGHALRNALIPVVTVSGLQLGGLLGGMVITETIFAVPGVGQLVINSILTRDFPMVQGAVLFMAFSVIVVNFVVDILYSLLDPRIKLAGGTK; encoded by the coding sequence ATGATTTCCTACCTACTACGTCGCTTTGGTCTTATGATTTTTATTATGTTCTTAGTCAGCTTAATCGTATTTGCTATTGTGAATATATTGCCTGGTGACCCTGCTTTGTTAATTTTAGGACAGGAGGCTACCCCGGAATCACTAGAAGCCTTACGAGCCAAAATGGGATTGAATAATCCTATTTATATTCAGTATTTGAATTGGTTAATGGGCATTTTACAGGGGGATTTTGGCCAGTCTTTAACAGATAATTCAGATGTACTTACTGTTCTTATGCAGAAGATCTCGATCACATTACAACTTACCTTTATGGCATTTCTCCTTGCACTTCTCATTGCGATTCCAGTTGCGATTGTTAGTGCTACACGAAAGGGAACGTTTTGGGATTATTCCTCTACTATTATTGTACTTTCTGGTGTTTCCTTACCCCCGTTTTGGTTAGGGATTCTTTTAATCTATATATTTGCCATTACACTAGGATGGTTGCCACCTTCTGGGTATGTATCCCCATCAGAAGATCTAGGTAAGTGGTTATTATTTATGTTAATGCCCGCCGCAACTGTTGGAATCCGGTTATCAGCAGAGCTAACGCGGATGCTGCGTTCCAGTCTATTAGAAGTTTTGAAATCGGATTACATTCGCACTGGGTATGCTAAAGGTCTCTTAGAAAGAGGAGTGATTTTTGGCCATGCATTACGGAATGCCTTAATTCCTGTTGTAACGGTAAGTGGTCTACAATTAGGTGGGTTATTAGGCGGGATGGTCATAACAGAGACGATTTTTGCGGTCCCGGGTGTAGGTCAATTGGTTATTAACTCCATTTTGACTAGAGATTTTCCAATGGTTCAAGGAGCCGTCTTGTTCATGGCTTTCTCCGTCATTGTTGTGAATTTTGTCGTAGATATTTTATATTCTCTGCTAGATCCCCGAATTAAACTGGCAGGGGGGACGAAGTAA